The following coding sequences lie in one Clupea harengus chromosome 23, Ch_v2.0.2, whole genome shotgun sequence genomic window:
- the mrtfba gene encoding myocardin-related transcription factor B isoform X1 produces MEARGDSGLPGLPAPSPQSEAVAHELEELTLQPSNNLPPLNERKNVLQLRLQQRRTREQLVDQGIMPPLKSPAAFHEQIRSLERARTENFLKHKIRSRPQRSELVRMHILQETLAEPSLQATQLKLKRARLADDLNEKLAQRPGPLELVEKNILPVDSTLKDAIVEGQMQYPKTLEAFDEDSWDALSPDQPASQDSQSSAASPGDTRPPETPSPLPITSITLQPSPSVPQAVPDFLKPFPSSEKQLPTPPPAVAIPQPISPAAPTKPAPMLVKQSQPKMPGDKSRSKKSKEAKPRVKKLKYHQYIPPDQKQEPSEEPMDSAYARLLQQQQLFLQLQIISQQQQQHYNYQAILPAPLKPVVEGQPLNSTNSLPTSIVVSLPAAAPAAPTAAPAKPNNTASSRKVGMLPANLEEMKVAELKMELKLRGLPVSGTKTDLIERLKPYQDSPAAPVHASTTPHQLSTNTTTTSTTPMEVSISLASLSPSQQPPVVENMTASPPVSPMPTDPTKEDAGRVLESHREALMAMLNGPRVPEERDRQLHEKERQIKELLRKLEHEQRLVEELKMQLEVEKRSGISSTNQAMVPSPPPPPPTLPLTFCESSPRSPVFAVSPVKTEHRAPTNCTMGVQGSPQMVKLEEAHAAQVNSAAAPLLPQFLISHAGMPQVLTHPQTTIITTQHAGTPIVLPVSLPNNTGTIQLPTVTGVKLQPVLHAAVSPQGPGLIQAPVPQLRPGKPESPSAQQLSSHNHLVQTLPVCTPAGFQHRLTENQVGPEGHQCFLSSSPDNRLSPRASPGHTVSNGPLNKSPSHPQPTFILHPTTFTSIPKSKEPPRYEDAVKQSRSMQNAALAQVPTATSQQMDDLFDILIESGEITPFSPHEPSTPKLMPVTASVTTLPINTALSRPPAHVQLAPPPVLGVDTLPSLASLATDNQLEALLDGALEAEPRLLEDLHAQLLADSQHSAHSPMDTTDLGFSETGGLGPSSSSSSFSLQEAGLDSMEWLDLTMPGTMGTLNPLGMATDFLDTHDLQMPWD; encoded by the exons tgctccAGTTGAGGCTCCAGCAGAGACGCACGCGGGAGCAGCTCGTAGACCAGGGCATCATGCCAC CCCTGAAGAGCCCCGCAGCATTTCACGAACAGATCCGCAGCCTGGAGAGAGCCAGG ACGGAAAATTTCCTGAAGCACAAGATCCGCAGTCGGCCCCAGCGGTCGGAGCTGGTGCGCATGCACATCCTGCAGG agACGCTCGCTGAGCCCTCCCTGCAGGCCACGCAGCTGAAGCTCAAGCGGGCGCGCCTGGCCGACGACCTCAACGAGAAGCTCGCCCAGCGGCCCGGACCCTTGGAGTTGGTGGAGAAAAACATCCTGCCTGTGGATTCCACCCTCAAAGACGCCATTGTCG AGGGGCAGATGCAGTACCCAAAGACGCTGGAAGCGTTCGACGAGGACAGCTGGGACGCCCTCTCCCCGGACCAGCCGGCCAGCCAGGACTCCCAGAGCTCGGCAGCTTCCCCCGGGGACACGCGGCCACCGGAGACACCCTCTCCTCTACCTATCACATCTATCACATTACAG CCGAGTCCCTCGGTTCCCCAGGCTGTGCCAGACTTCCTCAAGCCCTTCCCCAGCAGTGAGAAGCAGCTCCCGACTCCCCCCCCAGCGGTCGCTATCCCTCAGCCAATCAGCCCTGCTGCCCCGACAAAGCCTGCGCCCATGCTGGTCAAG CAAAGCCAGCCCAAGATGCCAGGGGACAAGAGCCGCAGCAAGAAGAGCAAGGAGGCCAAGCCGCGCGTCAAGAAGCTCAAGTACCACCAGTACATTCCCCCGGACCAGAAGCAGGAGCCCAGCGAGGAGCCCATGGACTCGGCCTACGCCCggctcctccagcagcagcagctcttccTGCAGCTGCAGATCAtcagtcagcagcagcagcagcactacaACTACCAGGCCATCCTGCCCGCGCCCCTGAA GCCGGTGGTGGAAGGCCAGCCTCTGAACAGCACCAACAGTCTGCCCACCTCCATCGTCGTGTCGCTGCCCGCTGCTGCCCCTGCCGCGCCCACGGCGGCCCCCGCCAAGCCCAACAACACTGCCAGCAGCCGCAAGGTGGGCATGCTGCCCGCCAACCTGGAAGAGATGAAG GTGGCTGAGCTGAAGATGGAGCTGAAGCTGCGTGGCCTCCCCGTGTCCGGCACCAAAACCGACCTCATCGAGCGCCTCAAGCCCTACCAGGACAGCCCTGCAGCCCCTGTGCATGCCAGCACCACACCCCACCAGCtctccaccaacaccaccaccacctccacaacACCCATGGAGGTCTCCATCTCGTTGGCCTCTTTATCTCCCAGCCAACAGCCTCCTGTGGTGGAGAACATGACTGCCTCACCCCCTGTCTCCCCCATGCCCACGGACCCCACAAAGGAAGACGCAGGAAGGGTCCTGGAGAGCCACAGGGAGGCCCTGATGGCCATGCTCAACGGGCCCCGGGTGCCCGAGGAGCGTGATCGACAGCTCCACGAGAAGGAGCGCCAGATCAAGGAGCTCCTGCGCAAGCTGGAGCACGAGCAGCGCCTGGTGGAGGAGCTGAAGATGCAgttggaggtggagaagaggagcGGCATCAGTAGCACCAACCAGGCGATGGTGCCGTCTCCTCCACCCCCGCCTCCTACACTACCCTTGACGTTCTGCGAAAGCAGCCCCCGCAGCCCCGTATTTGCCGTGTCCCCGGTAAAGACTGAGCACCGGGCCCCCACGAACTGCACCATGGGGGTGCAGGGCTCTCCCCAGATGGTGAAGCTGGAGGAGGCTCATGCTGCCCAGGTGAACAGTGCTGCCGCACCGCTGCTACCCCAGTTCCTCATCAGCCACGCGGGCATGCCTCAGGTGCTGACCCATCCCCagaccaccatcatcaccacccaGCACGCCGGCACGCCCATCGTGCTGCCCGTCTCCCTGCCCAACAACACGGGCACCATCCAGCTGCCCACTGTCACGGGTGTCAAACTACAG CCTGTCCTCCATGCGGCGGTCTCGCCCCAAGGCCCCGGCCTGATCCAGGCCCCTGTGCCCCAGCTCCGGCCCGGCAAACCCGAGAGCCCCTCAGCTCAGCAGCTCTCCAGCCACAACCACTTAGTACAG ACACTGCCTGTGTGCACCCCTGCTGGCTTCCAGCACCGCCTAACTGAGAACCAGGTAGGCCCAGAGGGGCACCAGTGTTTCCTGAGCAGCTCCCCAGACAACAGGCTCTCTCCCCGGGCATCACCTGGGCATACCGTCTCCAATGGCCCCCTGAACAAG TCCCCGTCCCATCCCCAGCCCACCTTCATCCTGCATCCCACCACCTTCACCAGCATCCCCAAGAGCAAAGAGCCGCCGCGCTACGAGGATGCGGTCAAACAGAGCCGCAGCATGCAGAATGCTGCTCTCGCACAG GTTCCCACGGCAACCAGCCAGCAAATGGACGACCTGTTCGACATCCTGATCGAGAGTGGAG AGATCACGCCCTTCAGTCCTCACGAGCCCTCCACGCCAAAGCTGATGCCCGTCACGGCCAGCGTCACCACGCTGCCCATCAACACGGCCCTCTCCCGGCCGCCCGCCCACGTGCAGCTGGCGCCGCCTCCGGTCCTGGGCGTAGACACGCTGCCCAGCCTGGCCTCGCTGGCCACCGACAACCAGCTGGAGGCGCTGCTGGACGGGGCGCTGGAGGCCGAGCCGCGGCTGCTGGAGGACCTGCACGCGCAGCTCCTGGCCGACTCCCAGCACTCGGCGCACTCCCCCATGGACACGACGGACCTGGGCTTCAGCGAGACTGGTGGCCTGGGCCCCTCCAGCTCGTCCTCGTCCTTCAGCCTGCAGGAGGCCGGCCTGGACAGCATGGAGTGGCTGGACCTTACCATGCCAGGGACCATGGGCACCCTCAACCCGCTGGGCATGGCCACGGACTTCCTGGACACGCACGATCTGCAGATGCCCTGGGACTGA
- the mrtfba gene encoding myocardin-related transcription factor B isoform X2, which translates to MCGGEWKLSRSIQTQHRDGPRTSMACLGVETRPICRAACPSVLQLRLQQRRTREQLVDQGIMPPLKSPAAFHEQIRSLERARTENFLKHKIRSRPQRSELVRMHILQETLAEPSLQATQLKLKRARLADDLNEKLAQRPGPLELVEKNILPVDSTLKDAIVEGQMQYPKTLEAFDEDSWDALSPDQPASQDSQSSAASPGDTRPPETPSPLPITSITLQPSPSVPQAVPDFLKPFPSSEKQLPTPPPAVAIPQPISPAAPTKPAPMLVKQSQPKMPGDKSRSKKSKEAKPRVKKLKYHQYIPPDQKQEPSEEPMDSAYARLLQQQQLFLQLQIISQQQQQHYNYQAILPAPLKPVVEGQPLNSTNSLPTSIVVSLPAAAPAAPTAAPAKPNNTASSRKVGMLPANLEEMKVAELKMELKLRGLPVSGTKTDLIERLKPYQDSPAAPVHASTTPHQLSTNTTTTSTTPMEVSISLASLSPSQQPPVVENMTASPPVSPMPTDPTKEDAGRVLESHREALMAMLNGPRVPEERDRQLHEKERQIKELLRKLEHEQRLVEELKMQLEVEKRSGISSTNQAMVPSPPPPPPTLPLTFCESSPRSPVFAVSPVKTEHRAPTNCTMGVQGSPQMVKLEEAHAAQVNSAAAPLLPQFLISHAGMPQVLTHPQTTIITTQHAGTPIVLPVSLPNNTGTIQLPTVTGVKLQPVLHAAVSPQGPGLIQAPVPQLRPGKPESPSAQQLSSHNHLVQTLPVCTPAGFQHRLTENQVGPEGHQCFLSSSPDNRLSPRASPGHTVSNGPLNKSPSHPQPTFILHPTTFTSIPKSKEPPRYEDAVKQSRSMQNAALAQVPTATSQQMDDLFDILIESGEITPFSPHEPSTPKLMPVTASVTTLPINTALSRPPAHVQLAPPPVLGVDTLPSLASLATDNQLEALLDGALEAEPRLLEDLHAQLLADSQHSAHSPMDTTDLGFSETGGLGPSSSSSSFSLQEAGLDSMEWLDLTMPGTMGTLNPLGMATDFLDTHDLQMPWD; encoded by the exons ATGTGTGGTGGTGAGTGGAAGCTGAGCCGCAGCATCCAGACCCAGCACCGGGACGGGCCCAGGACAAGCATGGCCTGTCTAGGAGTGGAGACGCGTCCGATTTGCAGAGCCGCTTGCCCATCAG tgctccAGTTGAGGCTCCAGCAGAGACGCACGCGGGAGCAGCTCGTAGACCAGGGCATCATGCCAC CCCTGAAGAGCCCCGCAGCATTTCACGAACAGATCCGCAGCCTGGAGAGAGCCAGG ACGGAAAATTTCCTGAAGCACAAGATCCGCAGTCGGCCCCAGCGGTCGGAGCTGGTGCGCATGCACATCCTGCAGG agACGCTCGCTGAGCCCTCCCTGCAGGCCACGCAGCTGAAGCTCAAGCGGGCGCGCCTGGCCGACGACCTCAACGAGAAGCTCGCCCAGCGGCCCGGACCCTTGGAGTTGGTGGAGAAAAACATCCTGCCTGTGGATTCCACCCTCAAAGACGCCATTGTCG AGGGGCAGATGCAGTACCCAAAGACGCTGGAAGCGTTCGACGAGGACAGCTGGGACGCCCTCTCCCCGGACCAGCCGGCCAGCCAGGACTCCCAGAGCTCGGCAGCTTCCCCCGGGGACACGCGGCCACCGGAGACACCCTCTCCTCTACCTATCACATCTATCACATTACAG CCGAGTCCCTCGGTTCCCCAGGCTGTGCCAGACTTCCTCAAGCCCTTCCCCAGCAGTGAGAAGCAGCTCCCGACTCCCCCCCCAGCGGTCGCTATCCCTCAGCCAATCAGCCCTGCTGCCCCGACAAAGCCTGCGCCCATGCTGGTCAAG CAAAGCCAGCCCAAGATGCCAGGGGACAAGAGCCGCAGCAAGAAGAGCAAGGAGGCCAAGCCGCGCGTCAAGAAGCTCAAGTACCACCAGTACATTCCCCCGGACCAGAAGCAGGAGCCCAGCGAGGAGCCCATGGACTCGGCCTACGCCCggctcctccagcagcagcagctcttccTGCAGCTGCAGATCAtcagtcagcagcagcagcagcactacaACTACCAGGCCATCCTGCCCGCGCCCCTGAA GCCGGTGGTGGAAGGCCAGCCTCTGAACAGCACCAACAGTCTGCCCACCTCCATCGTCGTGTCGCTGCCCGCTGCTGCCCCTGCCGCGCCCACGGCGGCCCCCGCCAAGCCCAACAACACTGCCAGCAGCCGCAAGGTGGGCATGCTGCCCGCCAACCTGGAAGAGATGAAG GTGGCTGAGCTGAAGATGGAGCTGAAGCTGCGTGGCCTCCCCGTGTCCGGCACCAAAACCGACCTCATCGAGCGCCTCAAGCCCTACCAGGACAGCCCTGCAGCCCCTGTGCATGCCAGCACCACACCCCACCAGCtctccaccaacaccaccaccacctccacaacACCCATGGAGGTCTCCATCTCGTTGGCCTCTTTATCTCCCAGCCAACAGCCTCCTGTGGTGGAGAACATGACTGCCTCACCCCCTGTCTCCCCCATGCCCACGGACCCCACAAAGGAAGACGCAGGAAGGGTCCTGGAGAGCCACAGGGAGGCCCTGATGGCCATGCTCAACGGGCCCCGGGTGCCCGAGGAGCGTGATCGACAGCTCCACGAGAAGGAGCGCCAGATCAAGGAGCTCCTGCGCAAGCTGGAGCACGAGCAGCGCCTGGTGGAGGAGCTGAAGATGCAgttggaggtggagaagaggagcGGCATCAGTAGCACCAACCAGGCGATGGTGCCGTCTCCTCCACCCCCGCCTCCTACACTACCCTTGACGTTCTGCGAAAGCAGCCCCCGCAGCCCCGTATTTGCCGTGTCCCCGGTAAAGACTGAGCACCGGGCCCCCACGAACTGCACCATGGGGGTGCAGGGCTCTCCCCAGATGGTGAAGCTGGAGGAGGCTCATGCTGCCCAGGTGAACAGTGCTGCCGCACCGCTGCTACCCCAGTTCCTCATCAGCCACGCGGGCATGCCTCAGGTGCTGACCCATCCCCagaccaccatcatcaccacccaGCACGCCGGCACGCCCATCGTGCTGCCCGTCTCCCTGCCCAACAACACGGGCACCATCCAGCTGCCCACTGTCACGGGTGTCAAACTACAG CCTGTCCTCCATGCGGCGGTCTCGCCCCAAGGCCCCGGCCTGATCCAGGCCCCTGTGCCCCAGCTCCGGCCCGGCAAACCCGAGAGCCCCTCAGCTCAGCAGCTCTCCAGCCACAACCACTTAGTACAG ACACTGCCTGTGTGCACCCCTGCTGGCTTCCAGCACCGCCTAACTGAGAACCAGGTAGGCCCAGAGGGGCACCAGTGTTTCCTGAGCAGCTCCCCAGACAACAGGCTCTCTCCCCGGGCATCACCTGGGCATACCGTCTCCAATGGCCCCCTGAACAAG TCCCCGTCCCATCCCCAGCCCACCTTCATCCTGCATCCCACCACCTTCACCAGCATCCCCAAGAGCAAAGAGCCGCCGCGCTACGAGGATGCGGTCAAACAGAGCCGCAGCATGCAGAATGCTGCTCTCGCACAG GTTCCCACGGCAACCAGCCAGCAAATGGACGACCTGTTCGACATCCTGATCGAGAGTGGAG AGATCACGCCCTTCAGTCCTCACGAGCCCTCCACGCCAAAGCTGATGCCCGTCACGGCCAGCGTCACCACGCTGCCCATCAACACGGCCCTCTCCCGGCCGCCCGCCCACGTGCAGCTGGCGCCGCCTCCGGTCCTGGGCGTAGACACGCTGCCCAGCCTGGCCTCGCTGGCCACCGACAACCAGCTGGAGGCGCTGCTGGACGGGGCGCTGGAGGCCGAGCCGCGGCTGCTGGAGGACCTGCACGCGCAGCTCCTGGCCGACTCCCAGCACTCGGCGCACTCCCCCATGGACACGACGGACCTGGGCTTCAGCGAGACTGGTGGCCTGGGCCCCTCCAGCTCGTCCTCGTCCTTCAGCCTGCAGGAGGCCGGCCTGGACAGCATGGAGTGGCTGGACCTTACCATGCCAGGGACCATGGGCACCCTCAACCCGCTGGGCATGGCCACGGACTTCCTGGACACGCACGATCTGCAGATGCCCTGGGACTGA